The window GCAAGTACCGCTACGAGCTGCAGCAGGAGGCGAAGGAGGCCCGCAAGCGCTCCCGTCAAAGCGAGCTCAAGGCGATCAAGTTCCGCGTCAAGATCGGCGATCACGACTACCGCACGAAGGTCAACCACGTGCGCCGCTTCCTGTCGGCGGGCCACAAGGTGAAGGTCACCATCATGTTCCGGGGCCGGGAACGCACCCACCCCGAACTCGGCAAGGAGCTCCTGCAGCGCGTCGCGCAGGACGTCTCCGACCTCGCCGCGGTCGACCAGCCCCCGCAGATCGCCGGGATGGACATGAACATGACCGTCCGCCCGATCGCCGCCGAGGCGCCGGCCGCGAAGGACGACGACGCCGACACGACGAAGGGCGGCACGACGAAAAGCGGCACGGCGAAGGGCGGCACGACGAAGGACGGTGCCGCTCCGGCCGGCGACGACGGGGGGGCCCAGGCGGGCGCCGTCGGCGACGCCTCCCCCGAGGCGGCCCCGACGGGGTAGACTCGCCGGCGGCCGCGCCGACCGCGCGGCACGACCCGACGACGAAAGGACCAGCATGCCGAAACTCAAGACCCACAAGGGCACCAAAGCCCGTGTCAAAGTCACAGGGCGAGGTAAGGTCAAGGCGATGCGCTCCGGCAAGCGACACTTGAACTACAAGAAGTCCGGAACGCGCATTCGGCAGGGCCGAACCGACCTCATCGTCTCCGACGCCGAAGCGAAGAAGATCACCGCGCTTCTGCCGTACGACTGAGAGGGGCGTACCCCATGCCGAGAGCCAAGACCGGTACCGTCCGTCGGGCCAAGCACCGCAAGATCCTCAAGGACGCCAAGGGCTACTGGGGCCTGCGCTCCAAGAGCTTCCGCATCGCGCAGCAGACGCTGCTGAACGCCGCCGATTACGAGTACCGCGACCGCCGTGCGAAGAAGGCGACGTTCCGCCGCTTGTGGATCGCCCGCATCAACGCCGCCGCCCGGCAGAACGGCCTCAGCTACAGCCGCTTCCTGGCGGGCCTGCGCGGCGCCGGCGTGACGCTGAACCGCAAGGTCCTCGCCGAC of the Trueperaceae bacterium genome contains:
- the rpmI gene encoding 50S ribosomal protein L35 → MPKLKTHKGTKARVKVTGRGKVKAMRSGKRHLNYKKSGTRIRQGRTDLIVSDAEAKKITALLPYD
- the rplT gene encoding 50S ribosomal protein L20, with protein sequence MPRAKTGTVRRAKHRKILKDAKGYWGLRSKSFRIAQQTLLNAADYEYRDRRAKKATFRRLWIARINAAARQNGLSYSRFLAGLRGAGVTLNRKVLADLAVREPEAFAHLASVAKEGAEAKAA
- the infC gene encoding translation initiation factor IF-3, giving the protein MNDQIRVRQVRLIDAEGTQVGIVDTRDAMQRARDADLDLVLVGERAQPPVARLMDYGKYRYELQQEAKEARKRSRQSELKAIKFRVKIGDHDYRTKVNHVRRFLSAGHKVKVTIMFRGRERTHPELGKELLQRVAQDVSDLAAVDQPPQIAGMDMNMTVRPIAAEAPAAKDDDADTTKGGTTKSGTAKGGTTKDGAAPAGDDGGAQAGAVGDASPEAAPTG